The following are encoded together in the Parambassis ranga chromosome 20, fParRan2.1, whole genome shotgun sequence genome:
- the otos gene encoding otospiralin — protein sequence MKLLLWLSVLLCLFACQLTEARVIPEGVPYDEPPAVPYWPYSTSDFWNYIEYFRSIGAYNHINEMARAFFAHQPLGDTLGYETNQGHEH from the exons atgaagctgctgctgtggctcagtgtcctcctctgcctctttgcCTGCCAGCTGACTG agGCCAGGGTCATCCCAGAAGGAG TGCCCTATGATGAGCCTCCGGCTGTTCCCTACTGGCCCTACTCCACCTCTGACTTCTGGAACTACATTGAATACTTCCGATCTATCGGAGCCTACAACCACATCAACGAGATGGCCCGGGCCTTCTTCGCCCACCAGCCGCTGGGAGACACTCTGGGATATGAGACCAACCAAGGACATGAACACTGA
- the apodb gene encoding apolipoprotein Db has protein sequence MAAACFLLLLLPLISAQTYRWGPCPTPKVQPGFNLQQYLGRWYEIEKLPASFERGKCIEANYSVRKDGTIQVLNSQFYKDKVRVAEGTAVVQDLREPAKIGVSFSYFTPYSPYWILTTDYTSLSVVYSCTDILRIFHVEYAWILGRSRFLPPETEQYARDVLSNEGVDMFRMQATDQTGCKDD, from the exons ATGGCTGCtgcctgcttcctcctcctcctcctccctctgatcTCAGCTCAGACCTATCGCTGGGGTCCCTGTCCCACTCCCAAGGTGCAGCCTGGGTTCAACCTGCAGCAG TACCTGGGCAGGTGGTATGAGATCGAGAAGCTCCCAGCATCCTTTGAGAGAGGAAAGTGCATCGAAGCAAACTACTCTGTGAGGAAAGACGGAACCATCCAGGTCCTGAACTCCCAGTTCTA TAAGGACAAGGTGAGGGTGGCAGAGGGGACAGCGGTGGTTCAGGACCTGAGAGAACCAGCCAAGATTGGAGTTAGCTTCTCATATT tcactCCTTACAGCCCGTACTGGATTCTGACCACTGACTACACCAGCCTGTCTGTGGTGTACTCCTGCACGGACATCCTCCGTATTTTCCACGTAGAATATGCCTGGATTCTCGGGCGGTCTCGCTTCCTGCCTCCGGAGACGGAGCAGTACGCCAGAGACGTGCTGAGCAACGAAGGGGTCGACATGTTCAGGATGCAAGCCACAGATCAGACAGGCTGCAAGGACGATTAG
- the and1 gene encoding actinodin1: MAERRRTSFSGVMITALLAVMLLPAFMSAGPVMQKSKGDKAGESIQERAAAAAMHRRLIRNRRNISWYKQHSDFWSWYKYFTDNGNQEAVQEMDRMYLAYLQNKNRAEGRRSYKAYLRHLGDIYKSCADSDDPNCVSTYTTRPKPEPPKPAPIKTCDPTKDPHCLYLALVQGKSPYLPLVLPVAAPAPAPVKAPAPLYTRSAAPAKDPQSGYYYYAPSAVPFLSKEQTAELLRICSSDDVECLQYHLRAAHGYKPSAGPLPSYAHLGCDPKKDPTCKPMLVQKAPSGLYLQYPNCDPRDPVCAYAASLAPRAPNPPAPAGPGSCNPLFEENCNPLTATRFATPPEGYKNDESDEAAAIRAAPPAEQNNDPYAMFRDAYAAAAMHRHGPPNPRQHNPFANTNSNFEEPVQEQRHPLGPPGKTKEGYDCFIGYDRECFPMKPAEPRSGVHRRIPYPAEAYEPHLNADGTRKGVLEPSNPHCDPEYDPDCRLRRYEPDQTPTLAQPEQHTEEDDRQGAAESEHTEQQEQDPYEAEPYQSGQEEPHMPYQPLSQGMPSLQDILRRYGDQFPEQDDHRAYADDYRKK, encoded by the exons ATGGCTGAACGGAGGAGAACCAGTTTCTCTGGTGTGATGATCACCGCTTTGCTGGCCGTGATGCTGCTGCCAG CATTCATGTCTGCTGGACCAGTCATGCAGAAGTCCAAAGGAGATAAAG CGGGGGAAAGCATCCAGGAGAGGGCGGCGGCAGCAGCCATGCACAGGAGGCTGATCCGCAACCGCAGGAACATCAGCTGGTACAAACAGCACTCTGACTTCTGGTCCTGGTACAAGTACTTCACCGACAACGGCAACCAGGAGGCA GTTCAGGAGATGGACCGCATGTACCTGGCTTATCTCCAGAACAAGAACCGGGCTGAGGGACGCCGCTCCTACAAGGCCTACTTGCGCCACCTTGGTGATATCTACAAGTCCTGTGCTGACTCCGACGATCCCAACTGTGTGTCTACCTACACCACCAGACCTAAGCCGGAGCCTCCCAAGCCTGCGCCAATTAAAACCTGCGACCCCACCAAGGACCCCCACTGCCTCTATCTTGCTTTGGTCCAGGGCAAGAGCCCCTACCTGCCCCTGGTGCTTCCAGTTGCCGCCCCTGCCCCGGCCCCAGTGAAGGCCCCCGCCCCCCTGTACACGcgctctgctgctccagcaaAGGACCCACAGTCAGGGTATTACTACTACGCCCCATCTGCAGTGCCGTTCCTCTCTAAG GAGCAGACGGCCGAGCTGCTGCGTATCTGCTCCTCTGATGATGTGGAGTGCCTGCAGTACCATCTCAGAGCGGCCCATGGCTACAAACCCTCCGCTGGGCCCCTCCCTTCATATGCTCACCTTGGCTGTGACCCAAAGAAGGACCCCACCTGCAAGCCCATGCTGGTGCAGAAAGCTCCTTCTGGTCTCTACTTGCAGTACCCCAACTGTGATCCACGTGACCCCGTCTGTGCCTACGCTGCCTCCCTC GCACCCCGTGCTCCTAACCCCCCTGCCCCTGCTGGCCCTGGATCCTGCAATCCTCTCTTTGAAGAAAACTGCAACCCTCTTACTGCCACCAGGTTTGCCACTCCCCCAGAGGGGTACAAAAACGATGAGAGTGACGAGGCTGCTGCTATCCGTGCTGCACCTCCTGCTGAGCAGAACAATGACCCTTATGCCATGTTTAGAGATGCTTAT GCGGCAGCTGCCATGCATCGCCATGGCCCTCCCAACCCTAGGCAACATAACCCTTTTGCCAACACCAATAGCAATTTTGAGGAGCCCGTCCAGGAGCAGCGCCACCCTCTGGGGCCACCAGGCAAAACCAAGGAAGGCTACGACTGCTTCATTGGCTATGACCGGGAATGCTTCCCTATGAAGCCTGCTGAGCCTCGCTCTGGAGTCCACCGTCGCATCCCTTACCCTGCCGAGGCCTATGAACCCCACCTGAACGCTGATGGCACCCGCAAAGGAGTCCTGGAGCCTTCCAACCCACACTGCGACCCCGAGTATGACCCTGACTGCCGCCTACGTCGCTATGAGCCAGACCAGACCCCTACCTTGGCCCAGCCTGAGCAGCACACTGAGGAGGACGACaggcagggggcagcagaaagcgagcacacagagcagcaggaacagGATCCGTACGAGGCAGAACCCTACCAGAGTGGCCAGGAGGAGCCTCACATGCCTTACCAGCCACTCTCACAGGGAATGCCTAGTCTTCAGGACATACTCCGGCGCTATGGAGACCAGTTCCCTGAACAGGATGACCACAGAGCTTATGCAGACGACTACCGCAAGAAGtaa
- the cops9 gene encoding COP9 signalosome complex subunit 9: protein MKPAVDEMFPEGAGPYVDLDEAGGSSGLLMDLAANEKAVHSDFFNDFEDLFDDDDLQ from the exons ATGAAGCCTGCGGTGGATGAGATGTTTCCAGAAGGAGCTGGGCCCTACGTGGATCTGGATGAG GCAGGGGGCAGCAGCGGTCTGCTGATGGATCTGGCAGCCAACGAGAAAGCAGTGCACTCTGATTTCTTTAATG actTTGAGGATCTGTTCGATGACGACGACCTGCAGTGA